The proteins below are encoded in one region of Lactuca sativa cultivar Salinas chromosome 3, Lsat_Salinas_v11, whole genome shotgun sequence:
- the LOC111885827 gene encoding uncharacterized protein LOC111885827: MVTSNMVSSSSDKPYSITNIKAYIPFTLDLERMNYDAWHDVFETQCVTFGVNDHLSQPDDKAADRSDKKEWTRVDSLVKMWIFGTMTQSLTQTIHKKNQTAVDLWSALENLFHDNKDTRDMQLDQELHNISQRDTSVNAYCSRIKNLAELLEKNEAPVPEKNLVSYTINGLHSHLDHIASILRHRTSFLTFLETRSILALEEKAMNQLQ, from the coding sequence ATGGTGACATCAAATATGGTGTCTTCTTCTTCTGATAAGCCATACAGTATAACAAACATCAAGGCATACATTCCATTCACTCTTGATCTGGAACGTATGAACTATGATGCATGGCATGACGTATTTGAAACCCAATGTGTCACTTTTGGAGTTAACGATCATCTCAGCCAACCAGATGACAAAGCTGCGGACAGATCTGACAAAAAGGAATGGACTCGTgttgattctcttgtcaagatgTGGATTTTTGGTACTATGACTCAATCCTTGACCCAGACTATACACAAGAAGAATCAAACTGCTGTTGATCTATGGAGTGCTCTGGAAAATCTGTTTCATGACAACAAGGATACTCGAGACATGCAATTGGATCAAGAATTGCACAATATCTCTCAACGAGATACCTCTGTTAACGCCTACTGCTCCAGAATCAAGAACCTTGCTGAATTGCTCGAGAAAAATGAAGCTCCCGTCCCTGAAAAGAATCTGGTAAGTTATACCATCAATGGTCTccattctcatttagatcatatTGCAAGTATCCTCCGTCATCGCACTTCGTTCCTTACTTTCTTGGAAACTCGTTCAATACTTGCGCTTGAAGAGAAAGCTATGAATCAACTTCAATAG